A section of the Saliniramus fredricksonii genome encodes:
- a CDS encoding outer membrane beta-barrel protein yields the protein MPGASAPGPVASRARTRIRALLAGAALIALAIPIGATGTAFAQQESAAPPAAEPAELRLRGAIAAQEEEAEPATPSPTRARTQASTRADTNTRTRAPVREPVSILPDLPPDPAEMANQPPAADVSEDDPFTPQGIRLGALRLFTDITQLVGYDSNPGRDRIAGTGDAFSRTQGTVRLESDWSRHEFSLDLRGGFDAFRRDSANDRPSGDANAALRLDATTDTRITIGARGELDSERPGGRDIADTITNRTAIIDYDGSIALDHEPGRVRLGLRGTVGRTEHASGRGADGRQISQRERDLTRYEIAARAGYEIAPGFIPFAEIALDRRRYDRAGSDGTRRSSTGLTGLAGARLELTRLLTGEISGGYQQRRYDAPGRRELTGFVADAALEWEITPITRVRVNGFSRLDETTRAGARATRTLGIGFDLEHALRHRLLARASYAHEIARFGGDGPIERTNRAGFGLDYTLNRHGVISLDYRWEGQRSTDPANGHDASLYLLGMRLRY from the coding sequence ATGCCGGGCGCATCGGCGCCGGGCCCTGTCGCATCACGCGCCCGAACCCGCATCCGTGCCCTGCTCGCCGGCGCGGCCCTCATCGCCCTCGCGATTCCGATCGGTGCGACCGGCACGGCCTTCGCGCAGCAGGAAAGTGCCGCCCCCCCTGCAGCGGAACCAGCAGAGTTGCGGCTGCGCGGCGCGATCGCGGCGCAGGAGGAGGAGGCCGAGCCTGCTACCCCCTCGCCGACACGCGCACGCACGCAGGCATCGACGCGCGCCGACACGAATACGCGAACGCGCGCCCCTGTGCGCGAACCCGTCTCGATCCTGCCCGATCTCCCGCCTGATCCCGCCGAGATGGCAAACCAGCCACCGGCGGCGGATGTCTCGGAAGATGATCCCTTCACACCGCAGGGGATTCGCCTGGGCGCGCTGCGACTGTTTACCGATATCACCCAGCTTGTCGGCTACGACAGCAATCCCGGACGCGACCGCATCGCCGGAACCGGCGATGCATTCTCGCGCACGCAAGGCACGGTCCGTCTCGAAAGCGACTGGTCGCGCCATGAATTCTCCCTCGATCTGCGCGGCGGGTTCGATGCCTTTCGCCGCGATTCCGCCAATGACCGTCCCTCCGGCGATGCGAATGCGGCCTTGCGCCTCGACGCGACCACCGACACGCGGATCACAATCGGTGCGCGGGGTGAGCTCGACAGCGAGCGCCCCGGCGGGCGGGATATCGCTGATACGATCACCAATCGCACCGCGATCATCGACTATGATGGCAGCATCGCCCTCGATCATGAACCGGGCCGGGTCCGGCTCGGCCTGCGCGGCACGGTGGGGCGCACCGAACACGCATCCGGGCGCGGCGCGGATGGCCGGCAGATCAGCCAGCGCGAACGCGATCTCACCCGCTACGAGATCGCCGCGCGCGCCGGTTACGAGATCGCACCCGGCTTCATCCCCTTCGCCGAGATCGCCCTCGATCGCCGCCGCTATGACCGCGCCGGTTCTGACGGGACCCGGCGCTCCTCGACCGGGCTGACCGGGCTTGCCGGGGCGCGGCTCGAACTGACCCGCCTCCTCACCGGCGAGATATCCGGCGGTTATCAGCAACGCCGCTATGATGCTCCGGGGCGGCGCGAACTGACCGGTTTCGTCGCCGATGCGGCGCTCGAATGGGAGATCACGCCAATTACTCGCGTGCGGGTGAACGGCTTCAGCCGCCTCGACGAGACGACGCGCGCCGGTGCGCGGGCGACGCGGACCCTGGGGATCGGATTCGATCTCGAGCATGCCCTGCGCCATCGCCTCCTTGCCCGCGCCTCCTATGCTCATGAGATCGCGCGCTTCGGTGGCGACGGGCCGATCGAGCGCACGAACCGCGCCGGATTCGGCCTCGACTATACGTTGAACCGCCATGGTGTCATTTCCCTCGACTATCGCTGGGAGGGGCAGCGCAGCACGGACCCGGCAAACGGCCATGATGCCAGCCTCTACCTTCTGGGCATGCGTCTGCGCTATTGA
- a CDS encoding KpsF/GutQ family sugar-phosphate isomerase has translation MQPGTSIADPKGEDTARDRPAIASARRTLLAEREGLDAMLAALENGLGAPFTAAIDAIAAMTGRVIVTGMGKSGHVGRKLAATLASTGTAAYYVHPGEASHGDLGMIRSEDVIIALSWSGETSELSDLIAYSKRHSVTLIAVTARADSTLGRAADIALALPRAPEACPNGLAPTTSTTMQLALGDALAVALLERRGFTAHDFRSFHPGGKLGAMLKTARDIMHSGERLPLIVADETMDRALALQSEKSLGCVVVTDGAGLLAGIVTDGDIRRHMANDLLRQRVAQVMTRNPMTISPDMLLGEALEIMQNRKISALIVAEDGRPVGLVHVLDLLRAGIA, from the coding sequence ATGCAGCCGGGAACTTCGATAGCGGATCCGAAGGGCGAGGATACAGCCAGGGACAGGCCGGCAATCGCCTCGGCACGGCGCACGCTGCTGGCGGAACGGGAAGGGCTCGACGCCATGCTCGCGGCTCTGGAGAACGGTCTCGGTGCGCCTTTCACCGCCGCCATCGACGCCATCGCCGCCATGACCGGGCGGGTGATCGTCACGGGAATGGGCAAATCCGGCCATGTCGGGCGCAAGCTCGCCGCGACGCTGGCCTCCACCGGTACGGCGGCTTACTACGTGCATCCGGGTGAGGCGAGCCACGGCGATCTGGGCATGATTCGCAGCGAAGATGTGATCATCGCCCTGTCATGGTCGGGCGAGACCAGCGAATTGTCCGATCTCATCGCCTATTCGAAACGCCACAGCGTCACCCTGATCGCGGTCACCGCCCGCGCCGATTCGACCCTCGGGCGCGCGGCCGATATCGCACTCGCCCTGCCTCGTGCGCCGGAAGCCTGTCCGAACGGGCTCGCGCCGACGACGTCGACGACGATGCAACTCGCGCTCGGGGATGCGCTCGCCGTGGCGCTGCTGGAGCGGCGGGGCTTCACCGCCCACGATTTCCGCAGCTTCCATCCCGGGGGCAAGCTCGGCGCCATGCTCAAGACCGCCCGCGACATCATGCATTCCGGCGAGCGGCTGCCGCTGATCGTCGCCGACGAGACCATGGACCGGGCGCTGGCCCTCCAGAGTGAAAAGAGTCTCGGCTGCGTCGTCGTCACGGACGGGGCGGGATTGCTCGCGGGAATCGTGACTGATGGCGATATCCGCCGACACATGGCCAATGATCTTCTCAGGCAGCGCGTTGCGCAGGTGATGACACGCAATCCGATGACGATCTCTCCGGACATGCTGCTCGGCGAGGCACTGGAGATCATGCAGAACCGCAAGATATCGGCGCTGATCGTGGCCGAGGACGGGCGCCCCGTCGGGCTCGTGCATGTGCTCGACCTGCTGCGCGCCGGGATCGCCTAA
- a CDS encoding MmcB family DNA repair protein, producing the protein MLQPDPPDTLLDDGRQSPAALAVQRGVRRLFARMQAASVTELVLASGRRADVVVLGRGGEIAIVEIKSSVADFRADRKWQSYRAFCDRFYFAVPEAFPAALIPEDAGLILADGFDAAILREPPAHPLAGARRKAVTLRFAHAAAGALLAISDPAARLPDAF; encoded by the coding sequence ATGCTCCAGCCGGATCCCCCCGACACTCTCCTCGATGATGGCCGGCAATCGCCGGCGGCTCTGGCCGTGCAACGCGGCGTGCGGCGGCTTTTCGCGCGCATGCAGGCGGCGAGCGTCACCGAACTCGTGCTCGCGAGCGGGCGCCGGGCCGATGTCGTGGTGCTGGGGCGCGGTGGTGAGATCGCGATTGTCGAGATCAAGTCGAGCGTTGCAGATTTCCGGGCCGACCGGAAATGGCAGAGCTACCGGGCCTTTTGTGACCGGTTCTATTTCGCCGTGCCGGAAGCGTTTCCTGCCGCGCTGATCCCTGAGGATGCCGGGCTGATCCTCGCCGATGGGTTTGACGCGGCGATCCTGCGCGAGCCGCCCGCGCATCCGCTCGCCGGCGCGCGCCGCAAGGCGGTGACCCTGCGTTTCGCCCATGCGGCAGCAGGCGCCCTGCTCGCCATCAGCGATCCGGCGGCGCGCCTGCCGGATGCTTTCTGA
- the secA gene encoding preprotein translocase subunit SecA has product MFGTLAKKIFGSANDRRIKAYRPRVEAINALEPELEALSDDDLRARTTMFREQLAKGAKLDDLLVPAFATVREGARRVLGQRHFDVQLVGGMVLHEGDIAEMKTGEGKTLVATLPVYLNALTGRGVHVVTVNDYLARRDSEWMGQVYRFLGMPVGVIVHGLDDVQRKDAYACDITYGTNNEFGFDYLRDNMKYDLAQMTQRGHHFAIVDEVDSILVDEARTPLIISGPLDDRSELYTQIDALVPQLTPEHYDLDEKQRAVSLNDDGNERMEELLREVGLLKDGDLYDAANATIVHHINQALRAHVLFTRDKDYIVRNDEVVIIDEFTGRMMPGRRFSEGLHQALEAKEKVKIQPENQTLASITFQNYFRLYEKLAGMTGTASTEAEEFADIYKLDVAEIPTNRPIARLDENDEVYRTVEEKYEAIIREIAEASEKGQPTLVGTTSIEKSEILAELLVKRGFKLIDFEKPTALEPLYEAARGGRAAGTFAVLNARFHEQEAFIVAQAGVPGAITIATNMAGRGTDIQLGGNAEMRISRELDGVTDEAERARREEEIRRETEAFKERAKEAGGLYVMGTERHESRRIDNQLRGRSGRQGDPGRSKFYLSLQDDLMRIFGSDRMENMLTKLGLEEGESITHPWINKAIEKAQSKVEMRNFDIRKNILKYDNVMNDQRKVIFEQRREFMAEESVRETIDDMRQNLVEDIVTRHIPADAYPEQWDVVGLKEDVQKLLNLDSPVDDWAREEGIADEEMRDRLREAADAHYAGRVEKNTPRVMTYVEKQVLLQSLDQLWREHIVTLEHLRQVVGWRGMAQRDPLNEYKSEAFQLFEGLITRLREQVTAQMMRVEVVFEKPPEPQLPEMHAEHRNPNTGENEFDAPPGPASRLGAAGGGAAAATGFVQPEKRDPNDPATWGKVGRNEACPCGSGKKFKHCHGVLA; this is encoded by the coding sequence ATGTTCGGCACTCTCGCGAAGAAAATCTTCGGCTCGGCGAATGATCGCCGCATCAAGGCCTACCGCCCGCGTGTGGAGGCGATCAATGCGCTCGAACCGGAACTGGAGGCCCTGTCGGACGACGATCTGCGTGCCCGTACCACCATGTTCCGCGAACAGCTCGCCAAAGGCGCAAAGCTCGACGACCTGCTCGTTCCGGCCTTCGCTACCGTGCGCGAAGGCGCGCGGCGCGTGCTCGGCCAGCGGCATTTCGACGTCCAGCTGGTCGGCGGCATGGTGCTTCACGAGGGCGACATCGCCGAGATGAAGACCGGTGAGGGAAAGACGCTCGTCGCTACCCTGCCCGTCTACCTCAACGCGCTGACCGGGCGCGGCGTGCATGTCGTCACCGTGAACGACTATCTCGCACGCCGCGACAGCGAGTGGATGGGGCAGGTCTATCGATTCCTCGGCATGCCCGTCGGCGTGATCGTGCACGGGCTCGATGATGTCCAGCGCAAGGATGCCTATGCCTGCGACATCACCTACGGCACCAACAACGAATTCGGCTTTGATTATCTGCGCGACAACATGAAATACGATCTCGCGCAGATGACCCAGCGCGGGCACCATTTCGCCATCGTCGACGAGGTCGATTCGATTCTGGTCGACGAGGCACGCACGCCTCTGATCATTTCAGGCCCGCTCGACGACCGGTCGGAACTCTACACCCAGATCGATGCCCTCGTTCCGCAGCTCACGCCCGAGCACTATGATCTCGACGAAAAGCAGCGCGCCGTCTCGCTCAATGATGACGGCAACGAGCGCATGGAAGAGCTCCTGCGCGAAGTCGGGCTCCTGAAGGATGGTGACCTCTACGATGCGGCCAATGCCACCATCGTGCACCATATCAACCAGGCCCTGCGCGCGCACGTGCTGTTCACGCGCGACAAGGACTATATCGTGCGCAATGACGAAGTCGTCATCATCGACGAGTTCACCGGGCGCATGATGCCCGGACGACGTTTTTCGGAAGGGTTGCACCAGGCGCTCGAAGCCAAGGAAAAGGTCAAGATCCAGCCCGAGAACCAGACCCTGGCCTCAATCACCTTCCAGAACTATTTCCGCCTCTACGAGAAGCTCGCCGGCATGACCGGCACGGCCTCGACCGAGGCCGAGGAATTCGCCGATATCTACAAGCTCGACGTCGCCGAAATCCCCACCAACCGTCCGATCGCGCGCCTCGACGAGAATGACGAGGTCTATCGCACGGTCGAGGAGAAATACGAGGCGATCATCCGGGAGATCGCCGAGGCTTCCGAGAAGGGCCAGCCGACGCTGGTTGGCACCACCTCGATCGAGAAATCCGAGATTCTGGCCGAACTGCTCGTCAAGCGCGGCTTCAAGCTGATCGATTTCGAGAAACCGACGGCGCTGGAGCCGCTCTACGAGGCGGCGCGCGGCGGGCGTGCAGCCGGGACCTTCGCGGTGCTCAATGCCCGTTTCCACGAGCAGGAAGCCTTCATCGTCGCCCAGGCCGGCGTACCCGGCGCCATCACCATCGCCACCAACATGGCCGGTCGCGGGACCGACATCCAGCTCGGCGGCAATGCCGAGATGCGGATCTCGCGCGAGCTGGATGGCGTCACCGACGAGGCCGAGCGCGCCAGGCGCGAGGAGGAGATCCGCCGCGAGACGGAAGCGTTCAAGGAGCGCGCCAAGGAGGCGGGCGGCCTCTACGTGATGGGCACCGAGCGCCACGAATCACGGCGCATCGACAACCAGCTGCGCGGGCGATCCGGTCGTCAGGGCGATCCGGGCCGCTCCAAGTTCTATCTGTCGCTGCAGGACGATCTGATGCGGATCTTCGGATCCGACCGGATGGAGAACATGCTGACCAAGCTCGGCCTTGAGGAAGGCGAGTCGATCACCCATCCCTGGATCAACAAGGCGATCGAGAAAGCGCAATCGAAGGTCGAAATGCGCAATTTCGACATTCGCAAGAACATCCTCAAATACGACAACGTCATGAACGACCAGCGCAAGGTCATCTTCGAACAGCGTCGTGAATTCATGGCCGAGGAGAGCGTGCGCGAGACCATCGACGACATGCGTCAGAACCTCGTCGAGGATATCGTCACCCGGCATATCCCCGCCGATGCCTATCCGGAGCAATGGGATGTCGTGGGCCTGAAGGAGGATGTGCAGAAGCTGCTCAATCTCGATTCCCCCGTCGATGACTGGGCGCGCGAGGAGGGCATCGCCGATGAGGAGATGCGCGACCGGCTGCGCGAGGCGGCGGATGCCCATTATGCCGGGCGCGTCGAGAAGAACACGCCGCGCGTGATGACCTATGTCGAAAAGCAGGTTCTGCTGCAAAGCCTCGACCAGCTCTGGCGCGAGCACATCGTCACGCTCGAACATTTGAGACAGGTCGTGGGCTGGCGCGGCATGGCCCAGCGCGACCCGCTGAACGAGTACAAATCCGAAGCCTTCCAGCTCTTCGAGGGGCTGATCACGCGCCTGCGCGAGCAGGTCACCGCCCAGATGATGCGTGTCGAGGTGGTCTTCGAGAAGCCGCCGGAGCCGCAACTGCCGGAAATGCATGCCGAGCATCGCAATCCCAATACCGGCGAGAATGAATTCGATGCGCCCCCGGGCCCGGCTTCGCGCCTCGGCGCTGCCGGTGGCGGCGCGGCAGCTGCCACGGGTTTCGTGCAACCGGAGAAGCGCGATCCGAATGATCCCGCCACCTGGGGCAAGGTCGGCCGCAACGAAGCCTGTCCCTGCGGTTCGGGCAAGAAATTCAAGCATTGCCACGGCGTGCTGGCCTGA
- a CDS encoding peptidylprolyl isomerase, with product MIVQNMQNPIAPSLIRRVAGQLRRRVAPLALAVPLALGLALTPPAAAQDDPDRVVARAGDIEITAADVAIAMADPALQLRDADPDERLEIVITYLVDLRLGAQAAMEAGIGEGEEFARRVAYLREKMLLEDYMQGEVDDAVTEEAARDLFETTTAGVEPEDEVRARHILVEEEAEAIAVRERLEAGEEFAEIAREVSQDPGSARNGGDLGFFTAGRMVAPFSEAAFALEPGEVSEPVETQFGWHVIKVEERRETPMPEFEEMREQIDNFLTRQAQQAVILGLREGVEIERLDTDEDEAEEGDD from the coding sequence ATGATCGTGCAAAACATGCAAAACCCGATTGCCCCCTCATTGATCCGGCGGGTTGCCGGGCAGCTCCGTCGCCGTGTGGCGCCGCTCGCGCTGGCTGTGCCGCTCGCACTCGGTCTCGCCCTGACGCCGCCGGCCGCAGCGCAGGACGATCCCGATCGCGTCGTCGCGCGCGCCGGTGACATCGAGATCACGGCGGCCGATGTCGCCATCGCCATGGCCGATCCGGCGCTGCAGCTGCGCGATGCCGATCCGGACGAGCGCCTCGAGATCGTGATCACCTATCTGGTGGATCTGCGGCTCGGCGCGCAGGCTGCGATGGAAGCCGGCATCGGTGAGGGCGAGGAATTCGCCCGCCGGGTGGCTTATCTCCGCGAGAAGATGCTGCTCGAAGACTACATGCAGGGCGAAGTCGATGATGCCGTAACCGAGGAGGCCGCGCGCGATCTCTTCGAGACCACGACGGCAGGCGTCGAGCCCGAGGACGAGGTGCGTGCGCGCCATATCCTCGTCGAGGAGGAGGCGGAAGCCATCGCCGTGCGCGAGCGCCTCGAAGCCGGCGAGGAATTCGCCGAAATCGCCCGCGAAGTCTCGCAGGATCCCGGTTCGGCCCGCAATGGCGGCGATCTCGGCTTCTTCACGGCGGGCCGCATGGTTGCGCCGTTCTCGGAAGCCGCTTTCGCTCTCGAGCCTGGCGAGGTTTCCGAACCGGTCGAGACGCAGTTCGGCTGGCACGTGATCAAGGTCGAGGAACGTCGCGAAACGCCGATGCCGGAATTCGAGGAGATGCGCGAGCAGATCGACAATTTCCTCACACGTCAGGCCCAGCAGGCCGTCATTCTGGGCCTGCGCGAGGGGGTCGAGATCGAACGTCTCGATACCGACGAGGACGAGGCGGAAGAAGGCGACGACTGA
- the gatC gene encoding Asp-tRNA(Asn)/Glu-tRNA(Gln) amidotransferase subunit GatC, protein MSVDQDTVRRIARLARIAVSDDDVPHLQNELNAILAFVEQLGEVDVTDVEPMTSVTPMAMKMREDGVTDGGKAVDVTANAPATEDGFFLVPKVVE, encoded by the coding sequence ATGTCGGTCGATCAAGACACTGTCCGCCGCATTGCCCGGCTCGCGCGTATCGCCGTGAGCGATGACGACGTGCCGCATCTCCAGAATGAGCTGAACGCGATCCTCGCATTCGTCGAGCAACTCGGCGAGGTCGATGTGACCGATGTGGAGCCGATGACCTCGGTGACGCCGATGGCGATGAAGATGCGCGAGGACGGGGTGACCGATGGCGGCAAGGCTGTCGATGTCACTGCCAACGCGCCGGCTACGGAAGACGGGTTCTTCCTCGTGCCGAAAGTCGTCGAGTAA